ACAGCACGTCGATCGATTCGAGGTCGAACGTGTCGCGATAGTACTGGTTGCGATCGCGGAAGCCGTCGAGATAGATGTCGTTCTGCGCGGTGAACCCTCGCAAATTGATGTTGTTGCCGATCTGGCCGCCCTCGGCGCCGCCGATCGTGATGCCCGGGGCATTGCGCAAGCTGTCTTGGAACGACGTTGCGCCTTGCGACTGCATGAGCGCTTGGTTGATCACCGTGACCGATTGCGCGATGTCGCGCTGCGCCGTCGGCACCTTCGCCCCGACCGTGGACGTGTCGCTGCGCAAGTCGGTGCGCTGGGCACTGCCGTCGACCGTGACGGCCGGCAGCGTTGCCACCGGCGCCGATGCGGCTTCCGGCGAAGACGCCGGGGCGTCTTTCTGGCGGGGGGTGTTCGGCGTGGCGGGAGCCGATGAAGCTTGCGCGTGCGCTGCGAGCGGAAGCGCCGTGACATGTAGCGCGAACGCCAGTTTGAGCGCCCGGGCGAGCGGCGTCTTGGTCAGCATGTAAGAAAACCCCTGTGTCGATGTTGGATGCCTGCCATCCGTGCGTGCGTGCTTTTTTTGCGAGCAGTGCTTTCGGTGGTTGCTCGGTGTTGTGAATGCAAATGAGAATGATTATCATTACATAAATCAATGACGGTTTCAAGATAAATGTGGACAGACCCTCCCGCTATCTGGCTGCGGGATGACGGTCAGTGAGGATTGGGGGCGTTAATAGGGGGTATAGTCCGACGGGTCGGGGATCCGTCGCGGCGTGTTTGCCGCCGCGTGCAGGCGTCCGAACGAACAGGCGCCTGTCATGAACCGTAGCAAGTTCTTACACTTGAGACGCACTGCGTCCGTATGATCGCCGTCGGTTTGCAAGGAGCAACAATGAACAGGGTCTTGATATTGACATTGCTGGTGGGCACGCTATCGTGTGCGTCGCTCGCTGGTTGTATCGCATACGGGCCGGCCCCGGCCGAGGTGACGATCGGCTGGCATGGAGATCGCTATTGGGATGGACATCGTTATTGGGAGCGCCACGATTGGGAAGCGCGGCATCCCGAAGGATACGAGCAGCGCCCTCAGTGATCGCGGCCAATCTCCTTTCACCCATTGTTAATCGAACTGAATGAGGAAATGAATATGAAGACCTTCTTGAAAGCGATCGTCCTGGCCGCCGTTGCAACGGCAGCCCTGGTTCCGGCCATTGCCGAGGCGCATTCCCACCGCGTCTGTCATTTTGATCACCATCACCATCGCGTGTGCCACTGGGTGAAGTGATCGAGCCGCGGCGGTCGCCTCAATCGATCGCCGCGTGCGAAGCCACGCCGTCCTCCGGCTGCACGCGAGGCGCGCGAATCAGCGCGAGCAGCGGGATGGCGAGCAGCGTGGCGACGAACATCAGCTTGAAGTCGTCCACGTAAGCGATCATGGCGGACTGTTGCGTGATCGTTTGATCGAGGATCGCGATGCGAAGACTCGACCCCGAAGCGAGCAGGTGCTCAATAGCAGGATCGAACGGCGTGACATGCGTCGCGAGGTCGGCGTGCGACACCTGCGTGTAGCGCGTCAACAACGTTTGCACGATCGAAATACCGATACTGCTGCCGATGTTGCGCATCAAGCTGTAGGTTGCCGTGCCGTCGGCGCGCAACTCGGCCGTCAGCGTCGAGAACGTGAGCGTGCTGAGCGGTACGAATACGAGGCCGAGCCCGAAGCCCTGAATAACGCCCGGCCACACGATGTCGGAAGGCGACAGCACGATCGTGTACCGCATCATCTGCCATAGCGCGAATGCGGAGATGCCGAGTCCGGCCAGCAGAATCAGCCGCGCATCGACCCGCCGCAGTAATTTTCCCGCCAGCAGCATCGCGACCATCGTTCCCGCGCCGCTCGGTGCCGTGACGAGGCCGGCCATTGCGACGGGGTAGCCCATCAGGTTCTGCAGCATGGGCGGAATCAACGCCCGCGTGGCATACAGCACGGCGCCCACCACGAAGATGAAGAACGTGCCGACCGCGAAGTTGGGGTCGCGCAGTAGCTCGCGCTTGAAGAAAGACACCTTGCCGGCCGTTGCCGTGTGCACGAGGAAGAACGCGAAGCTGATCGACGCGAGCAACGCCTCGACGATGATTTCTTTCGAACCGAACCAGTCGAGTTGCTCGCCGCGATCGAGCATCGCCTGCAAGGCGCCGATGGCGAGGGCGAGCGTGGCGAAGCCGAAGGTGTCGAACGTCACGCCGTGCTTGGGCGCCTTCGCGGGCAGAAAGGCTGCGACGCCGGCCAGTGCCAGCGCGCCGATCGGCAAATTGATGAAGAACACCCAGCGCCACGAATAGCTCTCGGTGAGCCAACCGCCGAGCGTCGGCCCGATGATCGGCCCGACCATCACGCCCATGCCCCAGATCGCCATCGCCTGGCCTTGCTTCTCTCGGGGATTGACGTCGAGCAGAATCGACTGCGACAGCGGCACCAGCGCGGCGCCGAAGATGCCCTGCAGCAGCCGCGCGACGACGATCTGCGCGACCGTCTCCGACAAGCCGCACAGCGCCGACGCCACCGTGAAGCCCACGATCGAAAACGTCAGAAGCCGCTTCACGGTCAATCGATCCGACACCCAGCCCGTGAGCGGCGTGGCGATCGCCGCGGCGACGATGTACGAGGTCAACACCCACGTGATTTCGTCCTGAGACGCCGCCAAGCTGCCCTGCATATGAGGCAGCGCAACGTTCGCGATCGTGCTGTCGAGCGTTTGCATCAACGTTGCGAGCATGATCGAGACGGTCAGCATCGGCCGGTTCAGCGGCCGGCTCGGCTGGGCGGCGCAAAGCGGTTCACTCAACGGATATCTCCCGCGATCGGCAGGCGGAGCAGCGATCTTCAAATAGTAAGCATGCTTATTATAATCTAGCATATGTACCGATGAGGCCGACGGAGCCGCCGTCGATTCGCTCCCCTATAATCCGCGCATGGACAAGAGCTACGAGAGCCGGCTGGGCTTTTTGATCACCGATGCGGGGCGGCTGTGCGGTCGTCTCTACGACAAACGCGCGAAGCGGCTGGGACTGACGCGCGCGCAAAGCCACGTGCTGGCGTATTTGACGTGGCAGGGCGAGATGAACCAGGCACGCCTGGCCGAGTTCTTGGAGATCACGCCGATCTCGCTGACGCGCTTGCTCGATCGGATGGAAGGCTACGGATGGGTCGAGCGGGTGGCGAGCGGCGACGATCGTCGCGCATTCGTGATTCGATTGACCCGCAAGGCGCGCAGCATGTTCCCGCGCGTGCTGAAAGTCGGAGACGAGGTGGCGGAGGAGGGCCTGCGCGGATTGTCGCTGGCCGAGCGCGAGACGCTGATCCGTCTGCTGCAGCGCGTACGTGGCAACTTCGTCGAAAGCATCGGCGAAGGCATCGAGTAGCACGGCCGCGCATTTTCGGCCTCGACGCTAACGCAAGTTGTCGCTGGGTCCATTTGTCCAACCAATGGGTGGGCGGGCAACCCCTGAGCCGGCTGCTTGGTGTCTGTCGTCCGACCCTGTAGGCCGCAAATCTGTCGCCTACACTTTAGGTGCACCGCGTGGCCTTGTGCTGAGTTGCACCGTCAAATGGGGTCGAACACTTTATCTCAAACCGACGGGCATCGAAGGCAAGTCTCCCACGGTCGCGTTCGGCGGCGACCGAGGGCTTCGTATCGTCTCCGAGCATGTTTATCAACTGCAAATCACCACGGAGGCGGTTTATGAAGAGTCAATTCTCGAACCCGGCACCGCTTGGCCTCGCCGGTTTTGCATTCACTACCTGGATGCTGAGCATGGTGAACGCGGGCTGGTACGGCCCGGAGGCTTTGGGGCTCGTGCTGGCCCTGGCGTTCGCGTTCGGCGGCACGGCGCAGATGATCGCCGGTGTGCTCGAATATCCGCGCGGCAATACGCTAGCGATGGTGGCGTTCCTCAGTTACGGCGCCTTCTGGTGGTCCTTTGCGCTGTTCGCGGCATTTCTGGGCTCGAAAGTCCCTGAATCGTTCGTCGGCTGGTATCTGCTGGTATGGGGCGTGTTCACTTTCTACATGTGGATCGCCTCGCTGCATACGAGCACGTCGGTGCAACTGGTTTTCCTGGCGCTCTGGATCACTTACCTGATCCTGGCCATCGGTGCATGGACGGGCTCGAGCCTGGCCACGCAAATCGGCGGCTATACGGGCTTGGTGACCGCGATTCTGGCGTTCTATGCTTCGGCGGCCATGGTCATCAACGAAAGCCTCGGACATACCGTGCTTCCGACCCACGACTGGGCGCAAGCCCATCCTCGGGCGGCGTAGTCATGCGGCGGCCGGCGCCGGCGCGCATCGAGCGTGTCGTCCGGCCGCCCCTGCGGCGCTCATTCTGAAGGAAGGAGGAAACCACCATGTCTGAGCATCGAGTCTTTCCGGCGCCTGCCGCCTGGGCCGCGAATGCATGGGCCGACTCGGCGCGTTACGAAGCGATGTATCGCCGTTCGGTGGACGACCCGGAGGGATTTTGGCGTGAGCAAGGCAAGCGGCTCGATTGGATCAAGCCCTACACGCTCGTCAAGGACGTCTCGTTCGCCAGCCAAGACTTGCATATCCGCTGGTTCTACGACGGGACGCTCAACGTATGCAGCAACTGTGTCGATCGCCATTTGGCGACGCGAGGCGACCAGACCGCGATCATCTGGGAAGGCGATGACCCGTCCGTCCACCGCACTCTCACCTATCGCG
The sequence above is a segment of the Trinickia acidisoli genome. Coding sequences within it:
- a CDS encoding HHHH-motif protein, with the translated sequence MKTFLKAIVLAAVATAALVPAIAEAHSHRVCHFDHHHHRVCHWVK
- a CDS encoding DHA2 family efflux MFS transporter permease subunit; translated protein: MLTVSIMLATLMQTLDSTIANVALPHMQGSLAASQDEITWVLTSYIVAAAIATPLTGWVSDRLTVKRLLTFSIVGFTVASALCGLSETVAQIVVARLLQGIFGAALVPLSQSILLDVNPREKQGQAMAIWGMGVMVGPIIGPTLGGWLTESYSWRWVFFINLPIGALALAGVAAFLPAKAPKHGVTFDTFGFATLALAIGALQAMLDRGEQLDWFGSKEIIVEALLASISFAFFLVHTATAGKVSFFKRELLRDPNFAVGTFFIFVVGAVLYATRALIPPMLQNLMGYPVAMAGLVTAPSGAGTMVAMLLAGKLLRRVDARLILLAGLGISAFALWQMMRYTIVLSPSDIVWPGVIQGFGLGLVFVPLSTLTFSTLTAELRADGTATYSLMRNIGSSIGISIVQTLLTRYTQVSHADLATHVTPFDPAIEHLLASGSSLRIAILDQTITQQSAMIAYVDDFKLMFVATLLAIPLLALIRAPRVQPEDGVASHAAID
- a CDS encoding MarR family winged helix-turn-helix transcriptional regulator; translated protein: MDKSYESRLGFLITDAGRLCGRLYDKRAKRLGLTRAQSHVLAYLTWQGEMNQARLAEFLEITPISLTRLLDRMEGYGWVERVASGDDRRAFVIRLTRKARSMFPRVLKVGDEVAEEGLRGLSLAERETLIRLLQRVRGNFVESIGEGIE
- a CDS encoding acetate uptake transporter, with translation MKSQFSNPAPLGLAGFAFTTWMLSMVNAGWYGPEALGLVLALAFAFGGTAQMIAGVLEYPRGNTLAMVAFLSYGAFWWSFALFAAFLGSKVPESFVGWYLLVWGVFTFYMWIASLHTSTSVQLVFLALWITYLILAIGAWTGSSLATQIGGYTGLVTAILAFYASAAMVINESLGHTVLPTHDWAQAHPRAA